One segment of Actinomyces sp. 432 DNA contains the following:
- a CDS encoding anthranilate synthase component 1: MTLPPPAVLTRSVRYQHDGGTLLEHLARRSLISTTVDVSENPRPLDAVLLESVDIATKVSRTTIAVLEASSRLTCQGHTVVAEALPQASADGTAALDRLRAALPAYVTADTGAALTLAFPAAPDAVEERERLKATSTIEPLRVLAATAVDHPHLPLEAGVFAFDYLATFEALPEVAMGANTCPDYLFYDARIILVIDHPTRTATLVGASVDAADLAARLDALAAAADAFADQVPAADAADPTPAGRAAAAEQRPPLHAVPTQSDSDYAAAVETMKESIAAGDVYQVVPARGFTLPCPDALAAYHALRQSNPSPYMFYVGAPDFELLGASPESALLHSAKTGQVAIRPIAGTRPRGLAPDGAVNHELDTRLELELRTDAKEVAEHVMLVDLARNDVARVSVPGTRRVEDLLRVDRYSRVMHLVSEVSGQLAPDLDALDAFRASMTMGTLTGAPKLRAAELIRDAEGVRRGSYGGSVGYFRGDGELDTCIVIRSAFVREGTALVQAGAGVVADSVPAAEAAETVHKASAVLAAVAASQGAELVIDTGADDAPVPAATAPEARH, from the coding sequence ATGACACTTCCCCCACCCGCCGTGCTGACGCGGTCGGTGCGCTACCAGCACGATGGCGGCACCCTGCTGGAGCACCTGGCGCGCCGGAGTCTGATCTCCACCACAGTGGACGTCTCCGAGAACCCACGCCCCCTCGACGCCGTCCTGCTGGAATCGGTCGATATTGCCACCAAGGTCTCCCGCACCACGATCGCCGTCCTGGAGGCATCCTCCCGCCTGACCTGCCAGGGCCACACCGTCGTCGCCGAGGCACTCCCCCAGGCAAGCGCCGACGGCACCGCCGCCCTGGACCGGCTGCGCGCCGCCCTCCCCGCGTATGTCACCGCCGACACCGGCGCTGCCCTCACCCTGGCCTTCCCTGCCGCCCCCGACGCGGTGGAGGAACGTGAACGGCTCAAGGCCACCTCTACCATCGAGCCGCTGCGCGTGCTGGCGGCGACCGCTGTGGACCACCCGCACCTGCCGCTGGAGGCGGGTGTATTCGCCTTCGACTATCTGGCCACCTTCGAGGCGCTGCCCGAGGTGGCGATGGGCGCGAACACCTGCCCCGACTACCTCTTCTACGACGCCCGCATCATCCTGGTGATCGACCACCCCACCCGCACCGCGACACTGGTTGGTGCCTCGGTGGACGCCGCCGACCTGGCCGCCCGCCTGGATGCGCTGGCCGCCGCGGCAGACGCCTTCGCGGATCAGGTGCCCGCCGCCGACGCCGCGGACCCCACGCCCGCGGGGCGGGCCGCCGCTGCCGAGCAGCGTCCGCCCTTGCACGCCGTACCCACCCAGTCCGACTCCGACTACGCCGCCGCGGTGGAGACCATGAAGGAGTCCATCGCCGCCGGGGATGTCTACCAGGTGGTGCCGGCCCGCGGCTTCACCCTGCCCTGCCCGGATGCGCTGGCCGCCTACCATGCGCTGCGGCAGTCCAACCCGAGCCCGTACATGTTCTACGTCGGCGCCCCGGACTTCGAGCTGCTGGGGGCCTCCCCGGAGTCTGCGCTGCTGCACTCGGCCAAGACCGGGCAGGTCGCCATTCGGCCGATCGCCGGCACCCGCCCGCGGGGCCTGGCTCCCGACGGCGCCGTCAACCACGAGCTGGATACGCGCCTGGAGCTGGAGCTGCGCACTGACGCCAAGGAGGTAGCCGAGCACGTGATGCTGGTGGACCTGGCCCGCAACGACGTCGCCCGGGTGTCTGTCCCCGGCACCCGCAGAGTCGAGGACCTCCTGCGCGTGGACCGCTACAGCCGGGTCATGCACCTGGTCTCGGAGGTGTCCGGGCAGCTGGCCCCGGACCTGGACGCACTGGACGCCTTCCGCGCCTCCATGACCATGGGCACACTCACCGGCGCCCCCAAGCTGCGGGCGGCCGAGCTGATCCGGGACGCCGAGGGGGTACGGCGGGGCAGCTACGGCGGCTCGGTCGGCTACTTCCGGGGCGACGGCGAGCTGGACACCTGCATCGTCATCCGCTCCGCCTTCGTACGCGAGGGCACCGCGCTGGTGCAGGCCGGGGCGGGCGTGGTAGCGGACTCGGTTCCCGCCGCCGAGGCGGCCGAGACCGTGCACAAGGCCAGCGCGGTGCTGGCGGCAGTCGCCGCCTCCCAGGGAGCCGAGCTCGTCATCGACACCGGCGCGGACGACGCTCCGGTCCCTGCGGCCACAGCACCGGAAGCGAGGCACTGA
- a CDS encoding anthranilate synthase component II, which yields MHVVLLDNRDSFVYNLVDQFASLGASIEVYRNTAPTPTVLEALAPADGESPRPVLCLSPGPGHPRTSGNLMELIGSALDRGIPTLGICLGFQAIVEACGGDIGRVGPVHGRSVRVEVTEAGRTDPAFRALPDGRLDVARYHSLGTRALPPALEPLAVTGAGDPVGPGVVMAARHRARPIVGLQFHPESVLTPQGPGILHALTTDLARAATA from the coding sequence ATGCACGTGGTCCTGCTCGACAACCGCGACTCCTTCGTCTACAACCTGGTGGACCAGTTCGCCTCCCTGGGGGCGAGCATTGAGGTCTACCGCAACACCGCGCCGACGCCCACGGTGCTGGAGGCGCTCGCGCCCGCCGACGGCGAGTCGCCGCGTCCGGTGCTCTGCCTGTCCCCCGGCCCGGGCCACCCGCGCACCTCGGGCAACCTGATGGAGCTGATCGGCTCCGCCCTGGACCGCGGTATCCCCACGCTCGGAATCTGCCTCGGGTTCCAAGCGATTGTTGAGGCCTGCGGCGGTGACATCGGGCGAGTCGGCCCCGTGCACGGGCGCAGCGTGCGCGTGGAGGTGACCGAGGCGGGACGCACCGACCCGGCCTTCCGGGCCCTGCCCGACGGCCGTCTGGACGTTGCCCGCTACCACTCACTGGGAACCCGCGCACTGCCGCCGGCGCTGGAACCGCTGGCGGTGACCGGTGCCGGCGACCCGGTCGGCCCCGGCGTAGTAATGGCGGCCCGGCACCGCGCCCGGCCCATCGTCGGGCTGCAGTTCCATCCCGAGTCCGTGCTGACGCCGCAGGGTCCTGGAATACTGCACGCGCTCACGACCGACCTCGCCCGGGCGGCCACTGCCTGA